From Rutidosis leptorrhynchoides isolate AG116_Rl617_1_P2 chromosome 3, CSIRO_AGI_Rlap_v1, whole genome shotgun sequence, a single genomic window includes:
- the LOC139901912 gene encoding secreted RxLR effector protein 161-like gives MDPTIKLLPNKGHPVSQLEYSRAIGSLMYAMISTRPDIAFAVRKLSRYASNPSSVHWQALNRVFRYLKGTMNYGLFYSGFPSVIEGYSDASWITNMEDHSSTSGWIFLLGGGTISWASKKQTCITNSTMESEFVALAAAGKEAEWLRDLIYEIPLWLKPISTISIRCDSAATLAKAYSQVYNGKSRHLGVRHSIIRELIMNGVISVEFVKTDLNLADHLTKGLA, from the coding sequence ATGGATCCTACTATTAAGCTATTGCCTAATAAAGGACATCCAGTGTCTCAGCTTGAATATTCAAGAGCTATAGGATCTCTCATGTATGCCATGATAagtactaggcctgatatagcaTTTGCTGTAAGAAAGCTTAGTAGATATGCTAGTAATCCTAGCTCAGTTCATTGGCAAGCTTTAAATCGAGTATTTAGGTATTTGAAAGGAACTATGAATTATGGTTTATTTTACAGTGGATTTCCTTCGGTGATAGAAGGTTATTCGGATGCTAGCTGGATCACTAATATGGAGGATCACTCCTCTACAAGTGGTTGGATTTTTCTTCTTGGAGGAGGTACCATTTCTTGGGCATCCAAGAAACAAACGTGTATTACGAATTCAACAATGGAGTCTGAATTTGTAGCGTTAGCTGCAGCTGGTAAGGAAGCTGAGTGGCTTAGGGATTTGATTTATGAAATTCCGTTATGGCTCAAACCGATATCCACCATATCTATCAGATGTGATAGTGCTGCTACATTGGCTAAAGCTTATAGTCAGGTGTATAATGGGAAGTCTAGACATTTAGGTGTTAGACATAGCATAATTCGTGAGCTCATTATGAATGGTGTGATATCTGTGGAGTTTGTGAAAACTGATTTAAATTTAGCCGATCATTTAACCAAAGGGTTAGCTTGA